One window of Vitis riparia cultivar Riparia Gloire de Montpellier isolate 1030 chromosome 5, EGFV_Vit.rip_1.0, whole genome shotgun sequence genomic DNA carries:
- the LOC117914852 gene encoding probable aldo-keto reductase 2 isoform X1, with amino-acid sequence MPSTVASPSSIPPTCTAPSSMKSFSARQALKGGMRERVELATKFGVIIKDGKFEVRGDPAYVRAACEGSLKRLEVDCIDLYYQHRIDTRLPIEVTMGELKKLVEEGKIKYIGLSEASASTIRRAHAVHPITAVQLEWSLWARDAEEDIIPTCRELGIGIVAYSPLGRGFLSLGARVAENLSNDDYRKTLPRFQPENIEHNNILFERVKEIATRKGCTTSQLALAWVHHQGDDVCPIPGTTKIGNLDQNIGALSLTLTPEEMAELESIASAVAIKGDRFQGTSLTWKASDTPLLASWKA; translated from the exons ATGCCATCAACCGTGGCATCACCTTCCTCGATACCTCCGACGTGTACGGCCCCTTCATCAATGAAATCCTTCTCGGCAAG ACAGGCTCTGAAGGGAGGAATGCGGGAGAGAGTTGAGCTGGCTACGAAATTCGGGGTCATAATCAAGGACGGAAAGTTTGAGGTGCGTGGGGACCCGGCGTATGTGAGGGCGGCGTGCGAGGGGAGCTTGAAGAGGCTGGAGGTTGACTGTATTGATCTCTATTACCAGCATCGCATCGACACTCGCCTGCCCATTGAAGTCACG ATGGGAGAACTGAAGAAACTAGTTGAAGAGGGTAAGATAAAATACATAGGTCTGTCTGAGGCCTCTGCTTCAACAATCAGAAGAGCTCACGCTGTTCATCCCATAACAGCTGTGCAGTTGGAGTGGTCCTTGTGGGCACGAGATGCAGAGGAAGACATAATTCCTACTTGCAG AGAACTCGGCATTGGGATTGTTGCATATAGTCCTCTAGGGCGTGGATTCCTTTCTTTAGGGGCCAGGGTGGCCGAGAACCTGTCAAATGATGACTACAGGAAG ACTCTACCACGATTCCAACCCGAGAATATTGAGCATAACAACATCCTTTTTGAGCGGGTTAAGGAAATTGCAACAAGGAAGGGATGCACTACATCACAGCTAGCTCTGGCCTGGGTCCATCACCAGGGGGATGACGTGTGTCCCATACCAGGAACTACCAAGATTGGGAACCTGGACCAGAACATTGGGGCCTTGTCACTCACACTAACACCAGAGGAAATGGCTGAACTGGAATCCATTGCTTCAGCAGTTGCCATTAAGGGTGACAGATTCCAGGGTACCTCACTTACCTGGAAGGCCTCAGATACTCCACTCCTTGCTTCCTGGAAAGCTTGA
- the LOC117914852 gene encoding probable aldo-keto reductase 2 isoform X2 — protein MSTVKRIKLGSQGLVVSAQGLGCLGMSAFYGPPKPDEDMIPVIHHAINRGITFLDTSDVYGPFINEILLGKALKGGMRERVELATKFGVIIKDGKFEVRGDPAYVRAACEGSLKRLEVDCIDLYYQHRIDTRLPIEVTMGELKKLVEEGKIKYIGLSEASASTIRRAHAVHPITAVQLEWSLWARDAEEDIIPTCRELGIGIVAYSPLGRGFLSLGARVAENLSNDDYRKTLPRFQPENIEHNNILFERVKEIATRKGCTTSQLALAWVHHQGDDVCPIPGTTKIGNLDQNIGALSLTLTPEEMAELESIASAVAIKGDRFQGTSLTWKASDTPLLASWKA, from the exons ATGAGTACGGTGAAGAGAATCAAGCTGGGCTCACAGGGTCTGGTGGTTTCGGCACAGGGACTAGGATGCCTGGGCATGTCCGCCTTCTATGGCCCTCCAAAGCCAGACGAGGACATGATCCCCGTCATCCATCATGCCATCAACCGTGGCATCACCTTCCTCGATACCTCCGACGTGTACGGCCCCTTCATCAATGAAATCCTTCTCGGCAAG GCTCTGAAGGGAGGAATGCGGGAGAGAGTTGAGCTGGCTACGAAATTCGGGGTCATAATCAAGGACGGAAAGTTTGAGGTGCGTGGGGACCCGGCGTATGTGAGGGCGGCGTGCGAGGGGAGCTTGAAGAGGCTGGAGGTTGACTGTATTGATCTCTATTACCAGCATCGCATCGACACTCGCCTGCCCATTGAAGTCACG ATGGGAGAACTGAAGAAACTAGTTGAAGAGGGTAAGATAAAATACATAGGTCTGTCTGAGGCCTCTGCTTCAACAATCAGAAGAGCTCACGCTGTTCATCCCATAACAGCTGTGCAGTTGGAGTGGTCCTTGTGGGCACGAGATGCAGAGGAAGACATAATTCCTACTTGCAG AGAACTCGGCATTGGGATTGTTGCATATAGTCCTCTAGGGCGTGGATTCCTTTCTTTAGGGGCCAGGGTGGCCGAGAACCTGTCAAATGATGACTACAGGAAG ACTCTACCACGATTCCAACCCGAGAATATTGAGCATAACAACATCCTTTTTGAGCGGGTTAAGGAAATTGCAACAAGGAAGGGATGCACTACATCACAGCTAGCTCTGGCCTGGGTCCATCACCAGGGGGATGACGTGTGTCCCATACCAGGAACTACCAAGATTGGGAACCTGGACCAGAACATTGGGGCCTTGTCACTCACACTAACACCAGAGGAAATGGCTGAACTGGAATCCATTGCTTCAGCAGTTGCCATTAAGGGTGACAGATTCCAGGGTACCTCACTTACCTGGAAGGCCTCAGATACTCCACTCCTTGCTTCCTGGAAAGCTTGA